From Serratia fonticola:
GTAATCTCTTGGCTGGCATGCGCCAACATAGTACCGGAGAGATCAAAAACCCCTGCCCGTGCGCTGCCTGAACCTACATCGACACCGATAACGACCTGTTGTTGATTGTTCATCATTTTCACCTATCAGAGATCGACACTGTTTGGCAGGATCACCAGGTCACGTACGGTGACATGCTTCGAGCGCGTTACCATAAACAACACCGCTTCGGCCACTTCCCTTGGCTGCATTAGGCTGCCGTTGGCCAAAGCCTCATCCATCTTGGCTTTTGGCCAATCGTCCAGCAGCGCGGTAACCACCGGCCCTGGCAACACGGCACCCACCCGCACGCCATACTGCGCTACCTGGCGGCGCGTGGAGTGCACAAACGCCTGAACGGCAAATTTTGAGGCGGTATAAATCGGCTCCCAGATCACCGGAACGACCCCGGCAATCGAGCTAGTAAACAGAATATCACCGGATTTTTGCTCGATCAGATGCGGCAGTACCGCCTGTACCGAACGAAACGCGGCGTTAATATTGAGATTAAGTACGCGATCCCAAACGTCCGGATCCCCTTCAGCCACCGGGCCGCCAATATAGGCGCCGGCATTGGCGTGAAAAATATCGAGGCGTCCGGCAGCAGCCAGAATGCCGGACAGCATGCCGGAAACCTGCTGTGGGTTGAGCAAATCGATGACTAGTGGATAGGCGTTTTCACCAAGTTCATCGGTCAGGCGCCGCAGCTTTTCCTGGTTACGGTCGATCAGCACCACTTTAGCCCCGGCCTGCAGGAAAATACGCGCGCACTCCAGGCCGATACCCGAGGCCGCACCGGTGATCGCCGCGACCTTACCTTTGAGAGAGAAATTCAATTGGGTGAAATCTGTCATGGTTGGGTTCCTTTATTAAACAAGAGATCAAATCGTCCCGATGAAGTCACTGAGTGTGAGTTCATCGCGTTAAGAATTTGGCTGTCGATATTGCCCCTCACCCTAACCCTCTCCCAAAGGGAGAGGGAACCGAGCGTGCCACGGATTAGCTCCCGATCCTGACTTAAGCACCGAATTCGCAAGGGCTAAAGCGTGCAACTGTTCCTGACCCAGCTTTATATTTGCAAGGGTTGGAAACGCACCACCGCACCTGACCTCAACGCCGTACCAGCCTCTCTCCCTGTGGGAACCAAGCGTGCCACGGATTAGCTCCCAAGCATGGCTTAAGCACCAAATTCGCAAGGGCTAAAGCGTGCAGCTGTTCCTGACCTCAGCTTTATATTTGCAAGGGTTGGAAACGCACCACCGCACCTGACCTCAACGCCGTGCCAGCCCCCTCTCCCTGTGGGAGAGGGTTGGGGTGAGGGGAAGTTTACGCCCCCTATCACACCCTTTGCTCACAACGCTCAATCGATTGAGCATAATTGCTACTTTTTATTTTTACTGTCAAGATATAGAAAATTGGGGAGCGAAATTTGTGACTGGGTTCAAAGCAAAAAAAACGACGATTTACGATCTGGCCGAACTGGCCGGAGCCTCCTCAAGCGCGGTCAGCGCCGTGCTCAATGGCAGTTGGAAAAAACGCCGCATCGGCGCCCAACTGGCAGAAAAAATCCTGCGCCTGGCCGAAGAACAAGGCTATACCGTCAATCAGCAGGCCAGCCTGCTGCGCCGCCGCAAATCGACGATGATCGGCATGATCGTCCCCAAGTATGACAACCGTTACTTTGGTTCGATCGTCGAGCTGTTCGAGTCTATGGCCCGTGAACGCGGCCTGTTCCCGGTGATCACCTGTACCAGCCGCGATCCTGAACTGGAAATCGAAGCGGCGCGCACCATGCTTTCCTATCAGGTTGACTGGATCATCTCTACCGGTGCTACCGCCCCCGACAATATCACCGAGATCTGCGCCGCCTCCGGTATTTCAACGCTAAATCTCGATCTGCCTGGCACCCTCGCCCCTTCGGTGATCACCGATAACTATGCCGGGGCCAAAGAGCTGACGTTAAGAATTCTGGCCAACTGTGAAAAACGGCTGGGCTACCTCAAGCCGCTGATCTTCGTGGGGGGACGCGGGGTTGACCATAACACCACGGAACGCCTGCGCGGCTTCAGAGATGCCCACCGGCAGTTAGGCCTTGAGGTCATTGAAGAGAACCTGTTGGCCTGCGGCTATTCCCCAGACAAGGCCGAGCTGGCGATGAAAACGTTTATTGCTCAAGGCGGCGATCTGCAAACCGGGCTGTTCGTCAACTCGACGATCTCGCTTGAAGGCGTGATGCGCTGGTTGGTGGCGTCTGGCTATCGCGGTGATAAACAGCCGGCGATGGGCTGTTTTGACTGGGACCCTTTCGTACTGCTGTTAGGCCATGACATCGTGATGGTGAAGCAGGACGTCAACAAGATGTTGCAGGCGGCGTTTGCGCTGATCGATGCCAACTCGCAAGAAAAGCAACTGATTGAAATACCGCCGATCTTCCCAGAGATGATTTGAGTTAACTACGCCGGTATTGTTCGATCCGGGGCTTCAGATAAACGTTTTGGCCGTCCTTTCGACATAAACAAAAGTAAATCCCCTGCAGCTCTGAAGCCGCAGGGGAACTATTTACGGTGTAACGATGTTGAACCAGAACTCAAACTTGTCCATGTAGCCCAGCATCTCATCGAGTTTCGCACCGTTACCGGTTACTTTCACTTCGCCTTTATCTACAGCCTGCTTCAGGGTTTCTTCTTTCAGGATGATCTTATTCAGCGTTTCGCGGTTGAGCGTAATGGTCGCATCCGCGTCT
This genomic window contains:
- a CDS encoding LacI family DNA-binding transcriptional regulator; the protein is MTGFKAKKTTIYDLAELAGASSSAVSAVLNGSWKKRRIGAQLAEKILRLAEEQGYTVNQQASLLRRRKSTMIGMIVPKYDNRYFGSIVELFESMARERGLFPVITCTSRDPELEIEAARTMLSYQVDWIISTGATAPDNITEICAASGISTLNLDLPGTLAPSVITDNYAGAKELTLRILANCEKRLGYLKPLIFVGGRGVDHNTTERLRGFRDAHRQLGLEVIEENLLACGYSPDKAELAMKTFIAQGGDLQTGLFVNSTISLEGVMRWLVASGYRGDKQPAMGCFDWDPFVLLLGHDIVMVKQDVNKMLQAAFALIDANSQEKQLIEIPPIFPEMI
- a CDS encoding SDR family oxidoreductase; the encoded protein is MTDFTQLNFSLKGKVAAITGAASGIGLECARIFLQAGAKVVLIDRNQEKLRRLTDELGENAYPLVIDLLNPQQVSGMLSGILAAAGRLDIFHANAGAYIGGPVAEGDPDVWDRVLNLNINAAFRSVQAVLPHLIEQKSGDILFTSSIAGVVPVIWEPIYTASKFAVQAFVHSTRRQVAQYGVRVGAVLPGPVVTALLDDWPKAKMDEALANGSLMQPREVAEAVLFMVTRSKHVTVRDLVILPNSVDL